The sequence below is a genomic window from Clostridia bacterium.
ACCCCGCCCTTTTGCTTGCTGAGAAAAACGGATTCGTAAATATCAATCACCGGCTGTTCCGGGTGGTTAAACAGTCTCGTGTACTCCCGGCGCAGGGCGGTTAACAAGATATTAGCATCACCCGCTTTTTCTCTTAATGGCTCGAAAGCAGCTTTTACTGCCTGCAGGTCTTGTTCCCGGCAAGCAAGTTCTGCCAGGATATTTAACCCGTCCGCCAGGTAGCTGCCGTCCAGGATAGCCCTGACCAGTTCCCCACTGGGCCACTGCAAAGAAACGGAGAGCAGTTGATAGAAATCCGAGGCGGCAAAAGCTGCCAGCGCCGCTTGGTCTAACCCTTTTGGTTGTTTTTCCGCCAATCCGTTAACCTCCCATACCGTAATGTACTCTTCTGCCAGAAAGGGCCTAACAACAGGTGAAATACTTTCCTTTCACCTGTTGTTAGGAAACCCTGTTGCTATCCCACCAAATTCAACTTCCGCAATCCCAAGGCGAAGAGCAGGCATCCCAGGGAGACAATCCCGAGGGATAAGCCGATTTCTACCAGGGACGGGATGTAGGGACCGGTGATTTGGTCCATCAAGGCTAAACCGGGATAGGAAAGCACCGGGTTAAACAGCTCCGCCTGCAGGAGATTGGCCTTCACCAGGCAGATGCCCACAAAGGCCACCAGGGCACCGGTGACAAGCCCGGTCCTGTTCTCCTTGGCCCCTTGACTGCCCAGGATGGCCATGGCCCCAATCAGAACAATGATCTCCAGCCAGAAGGCCGGGGCTCCTTTCCCGGCAACCAGCCATTTCATGGCCTCATACTCAGGCCCGGCCCCGGGGTACAGGCCGGTGAAAACCTCGCCTGCCACGATGATCAATTCAACCAGCAGCAGGGCCGCCGCCAGCTTGCCCATCCGCCCCAGCAAGGCTGCCGGCATGTTCAAGAAACCCCTCTTTTGCAGGATGGCGGCTAGAATCACCAGCACCGCCAGGGCGGCGATCAAAGCTGCCACCAGAAATGAGACGGGTTGTACCGGGTTATGCCACAACGGCCTGGCCGGCTGGAAGCCAAAGACAAAGGAAGTAGCCGTAACCAGGATACCTGCCACGAAAGCCAGCACCGCGATCGCTTTGATCTCCTGCTCTGGCTTTTTACCTTCCCTGACCAGGATTAACTGCCTGGTAAAGATGACTGACACCACCATGTAGAACAGCAGGATGACGGAATCCCAAAACATGGGCGAGGCAAAATTGCCGCTGGTGATGAAAAACCAGATCCTTTCCGGATTGCCGATATCCACAATGATGAACAAGGATGCGGCCACAATGCTGGCTACAGCCGCAAGATAGGCGGCAATCCTGGTAAAAGGCTTGAATTCCCCTAGGTTGAACAAGTACGGCAGGGATCCGAAAAACAAGCTGCCCGCCGCCACCCCGGTGAAAACCATGAAACCGACGATGTACAGGCCCCACATGTTTTTATCATTCAAGTTGGTCAACTGCAGCCCCCGGCTCAACTGCAAGCCCCAGCACACTAATCCTAACAGGGCTACCAAAGCGAAGAGCACCAGCCAGGCATTTGCCGGCTTGGGCTGCCCCGGAGCAGTTTGAGTGATCCTTTCAGCTTCCATCATCGCCATACCTCCTTAGACCAAGTAAAAGATGGCAGGCTTAGTGCCTTTATCCTGCAACAACTTGAAATGGTTGCGACCTTGAAGTGCTTTATTCACATCGCTGTTAGGATCATCCAGGTCGCCGAAAAACCGCGCGCGATTCGGGCAAACATCGATGCAGGCCGGTTTTTCTCCCCGGGCCAGGCGGTGGATGCAGAAGGTACACTTGCTCACCGTGTTGAACTGGTGCGGCGTCACACCGGATCCTCCCATGGCCACCTCAATGGCATACTCCGGTTCTTTCCAGTTAAACTGGCGTACACCGCTGTAAGGGCAAGCCACCATGCAATAACGGCAGCCCACGCATTTATCGTAATCCTGGACCACAATGCCGTCCTCTTCCCGCTTGTAAGTGGCCCCTACCGGGCAGGCTTTGACGCAGGCCGGGTTTTCACAATGCTGGCAGTTCACCGGCAGGAACTGCATGCTGAGATTAGGAAATCTCCCCCTGGGCGTATCCATGGTTTCCCCACCGACGGTCAGCACCCGGTTCCACCAGATTTCATTGGGCAAATTATTCTCCACTTTACAGGCGACACAACATGCTTGGCAGCCTGTACAAAGGTCTATATCTATCGCCATGGCGTACCGCATCAGTTATACCCCCTATCTCTTCCGGACATCCACCAGGCAATCAAAGTATGCAAAATTGACTGCCATGGGGTCCGAAGTAGTGTTAGTCAGCTCTTGGAAACACCCTTCGATAAACTGCTCCCGCTGCCAACCTTTCGGAATGACAATAACACCTTTGGGGATGGCATCGTTAACTTCCGCCTTGAGCACCGCCCGGCCCCGGTCATTGAACACTTCCACGATATCCCCGGTTTTAATCCCCCTGGCCTCGGCATCGGCACGGCTGATCTTGGCCAGGGGCTCCGGGTCCAGCTCTTTCAGCATGGGGGTGTTAAACCATTGGGTATGGGAACGGAACCGGGAGTGTTCCTGGATGAACACCAGGGGATATTTCTGGTACAAGGGATGGTCTTTCCATGCTTCCGCCGGGGGTTTGAAATACGGCAGCCTTTCTTTTTCCACCACTCCGGTGAGATCCTGCCCGTAGTTGACTCTCGGCTGGGGATTTTCACAGTAAAGCTGTGCTCTACCCGTCGGCGTCAAGAAATACAGCTCCCCGCGGATATAGGGTTTTTCCGCACTGCCCTCCCCGCGGATGACTTTTTCTTTTTTCAGGCGGTCGTAGGTAATATTCATCTGCCGCAGCACATCGGCATCCAGCAGCATCTCGATCCAGTCTTCATCGGTGTAATGCTCGGGGAAAAACTCCGCCAAGCCCATCTCCCGCCCGATCATGGCCATAATCTCCGCGTCGGGCTTGCTTTCGTAAAGGGGCTCGATGGCTTTCTCCTGGATGAGAATATAGGGATTGTTGTAGGACACCCTTAGGTCGTTTACTTCAAACCAGAAAGCCGCCGGCAGGACGATATCGGCGTACCGGGCCGTATCGGTAAACTCCGTATCGATGACCACGAAAAACTCAATATTGGGCAGGATGTCCGTAAACCAGACGTTCTGCTGGGCCCAGTTGCTCATGGAGTTGGAGCACATGGTCAAGATGGCTTTGACCGGGAAAGGCTGGCCCATAAACTCTTGCTCCTTCACCACTTGGTGGAAGTAGAGCTGGGGCAGATCGCCAAAAGCCATCTGGCCGTTGGTCACGTAGACATTGGCGTAGTTAATGGGGATATACTGCACGTACAAGCCGGTAAAACCCGCTCCGGGCTTGGCGATCTGGCCGGTAACGCAAGCCATGATAAAGGCGGCGAAGGACCAGAGGTGCCCGTTTTGGTAATGGTCGATGCCGTAGTTGGTGTAAATGGTGGTGGGCCCGTCCACGTAGGTCCTGGCCAGGTACTCTATTTTTTCCACCGGTATTTTGGTTAGTTCACTGGCTTTTTCCAAGGTGTACTGGGCCACGTGTTTCTTGAGGAGAGTAAAGACCGTGTCCACTTCCACGCCGTTCACCCGGAAAGTCCCCTCAATGGCTACATCCGCAGGCCCCTGCTTCAGGAGCACCGGCTGCCCGGCCGCGCTGTCCCAAACATAATAATCGTCTTCTTCCGCCGGGATCCCCGGTTCAAAATCGCTCCGGCGCAGGACCTTGCCGTTGTCCCGCCGCACCAGGAAAGGAGCAGTCGTTCTCATCTTCACAAATTCCAGATCAATTAACCCGTTGCTGACGATATAATTGAGCATAGCCAGTACCAGCATCAAATCCGTGCCGGGCACGATGGGAATGAATTCATCGGACTTGTTGGCCGTGGCGGAATAAATGGGGTCGATGGTGATCACTTTCGCACCTTTTTTCTGGGCTTTTCTCAAGATCCGCCAGTTTTGCGGCTGGGAATTAACCGGGTTGGAACCCCAAACAATGATATTCTTGGCATCCAGCATGGTCCGGGGCTCATTACCCCACAGCCAAACGCCGCCGCCGATGACCCGGTCGGAACCGTAACCGGTGGCCTGGTCATAACACACATTCAACTTGGTGCAGCCGATGGAATTGGCCAACCTGTTTACCACACCTTGGATCCCATGAACTAGGCCGTAATTACCGGAACCCGTATCCAGCACCAGGGACCTGGGCCCGTACTTGGCCTGTATCTCCTTAAACTTTCTTGCGATTTCCGTGATGGCTTCATCCCAGGAGATTCTCTCCCATTTGTTTTCTCCCCGCTCCCCCACCCGGCGCATGGGATACTTGATCCGGGTAGGGCTGTATGTTCTTTGGACCAGTGATAATCCTTTCAGGCAATCTCCGGTATAAATTTCATCCAGGTAAGGCGCCGGCGTTGTCTTGACCAGCTTGCCGTCCCTCACATGGGCATACAGCCGGCAGCACTGGAAGCAGTTGGAGCGGCATACGCTGGAGAAAAGCTGTTCTTCGCTTTCCTTGACCGGATTGTCATTAAGGGCCAGCATTTTCATGCTGCTTTCCCAGGGCTCCGCGGAGGCGATCACCCCGGCGGCAATGGTAGCCGTGGCTGAGGCTTTCACAAAGGTCCTGCGGGACATTTTGAAACGATCTTTGTTCTCCTCGTTGTTGGCCATTTCCCGTACCTCCTCCTTCAAGCAAGACTTTTTCACCGGCCGGTCTAGACGAGTCAGAATGCACTTGAGCTCACTATGATCATATTAGTTGGCCCCGTCCCTTTGCCATAACATTCGATATTACTTTGAGCATCAAAAGATATGCCTGCTTGTATCATTTGATACAAATTAGCGCAAAGCTACGTTATATAATAAACACACATGTACTTTTCGGCACAATTTCGGGTCCGGGGCATGCCCAGCAGTTTTTTCCTCCGCCAGCCCATAGCCAATCCAACCGCGTAGTGATAACATGGAATCAGCTAAAGCCCCGTGGGATGACCGGGCACAGAGGTGAGTTTAGTGAAAAACTGCCACAACCAGAACCCCTTTTGCCGTTCACTGGATGCCGGCACCAGGGAACAGCTCTGCGAGCATGCCACCATTGTCAGCCAGGAACCAAAGCAAGTGCAGTTGAACCATGGTGCCCAGCAATTGGAGATCGTGGCGAAAGGCGTCCTAGTTACCTTCACCATCCTGGAAGACGGGTCCCAGAAATCCATTGAACTGGTACGGGAAGGGGATATTTTGGGCACTCATTTGCTGTCCAAAAACATTGATTATCCAGACTATTACACCATGGCCCTCACCACGGTGCAAAAGTGTATTTTCCCGCTGAAAGTCATTAGACAATTGTTTGACGACAATAAGCAGTTTGCCCAGGTGCTGCTGCAGAACATTTCCAAGCGCCATGCCAAGAACAGCATTTTTTGGATGACCATGTATGCCAAGAGCAGTGAGGAAAAAGTGAGATATATTTATGAACTGCTGCAGCATGAGCAGGTGGACATGACCCGCATCACCCAGGAGGACCTGGCCCTCCTGGCCGGGGTGAGCCGCATCTCTGTAGCCCGGGCCATGAAAATCATTGGCAAACAGGCATAAGAAAAGCTGGGACTTCACCCAGCTTATTCTATGATCGATATTTCGTCTCCCGGCTTTACCCAGCCCGGGGTAATGACCTTGGCGAAAATCCCTTCCCGGGGCATGACGCAGTCGCCGGTGGTCCGCTTGATGGCACAGCCGGTATGGCATTCCTTCCCGATCTGGGTCACTTCCATCACCGTCTCACCAATCGCCAGCCTGGTGCCGATGGGCAAGTCGTAAAGAATAATTCCTTCCGTGGTGATATTCTCGGCGAAACTCCCGAACGCTAGACCGGTAAGACCCATCGCCTTCACTTTTTCATAACTCTCAATGCCTAGCAGGCTCACCTGCCGGTGCCAGTCCCCGGCATGGGCATCTCCTTGGAGGCCGTGATCCACGGCAAAATAACCTTTTTCCACCTGCTTTTTCGGTACTCCCTTTTTCTCGCTGATATTGACGGCAAGTACTTTGCCCAATTTATTCTCCCCCTTTGGCTGGTTTAAAACCGTACTTGGCAAAAATCTCTCCCGCTTTTGGACCGTTCAAATATGCAAGGAAAGCTTGGGCCCCTTCCGGGTTGGGCGCCGCTTTGACAATGGCCGCCGGGTAAACCACCGGCTCATAGAGCTCCGCCGGCAGAACTTCCACTATTCTCACCTTAGCTGAACCCACCGCATCGGACAGGTACACAAAACCGGCATCCGCATTGCCTGTTTCCACATAGGTAAGGATCTGCTTCACGTCTTTAGCCGAGACCATCTTATCCTGGAGGGCGTCCCAGAGCCGGAGGTTTTGCAATGCTTCCTTGGCATACTGCCCGGCCGGGACCGTTTCCGGCACTCCTACCGCCACGGTGGCAACAACCTCCTTGGTTAAATCCGCCACCCCGGTGACGGTGTCATTGTCCTTGCCGGTAATGAGGGCCAGTTCGTTCCGCAGCAGGTCCTGCCTGGTATCCGGTAAGATCAATCCTTGCCGTTCCAGTTCATCCATCTGCTTTTGGGCTGCGGAGAGAAAAAGATCCACGGGCGCGCCTTGCTCAATCTGCCGCTGCAAGGTGCCGGAGGAACCAAAGTTGAAGATGAGCCTCACCCCCGGGTTTTCCTGCCGGTAAACCTGCTCGATTTCCTGCAGGGCTTCCTGCAGGCTGGCGGCGGCGGACACCAGCAATTCCCTCTCTTGCGAATTACTTTCCGGCACCGCCTGCTGGGGCGACTTGCCGCAACCGGCAGCCACCACCGGCAGGAATGCGAACAGTAAAACCGCTAACCACAGGCCGGCTGATTTCCGTGTCTTTATCTCCATGCTGTATCTCCCTTTTCCCAGGTTCCTGGATCTTTACAAGCATTACCGGCTAGGCCCGCAAGACTTCATGGGTGCCAAGAAACTTGGCAACGATTAAGTCCGCCACTCGGGGGTAATCCTCGAAGGAAAAGACAGGCGCCGGCGCCGTCAGATCCGGGATGTCGGTCACCACCGCCACCAGGTATTCCGGGGGAGAAATGATCTCCCGGCCCTTTTCCGCCCGGACGATCTCGATTCTCGGCTTCATGGCCATTTTATACCCCTCCACCAGGATCAAGTCCACATCCTGCATCAGCCCGGCCACTTCGTCTAAATCCTTTTTCGTTTTGGTCTCCTGTATGAAAGCAAACTTACGGGGCCCCACAATCGCCGTGGCTACGGCTCCGGCCTGGGTAAAGCGCCAGCTGTCTTTGCCCGGTTTATCGATCTCGAAACCGTGGGCATCGCTTTTCACCGCCCCCACTTTATAGCCCCGCCGCACCAATTCGGCAATTAGTTTTTCCATGAAGGTGGTCTTACCCGTCCCGGAACGGGCAGACACAATTGAGACTAGCGGTACCTGTTTCATCCATCTGCCTCCAATTGTAGCGTCATTGCATCAGGAAAAGATATTCCGGCCTTAACTGGACCAACCAGGGAAAAGGCCTGGTCTTGATCCGGTCGTATTCTTCCCTGGTGAGGGATAATTGCAACGGCTGGCAACCCGGGGCTTCCGCCCCCCTTTCCTTAAACCGCAGGAAAAGGCTCACATTGAAGGGAGTCTCCATCACCCGTTCCACCCAGCAAGGAAAGGTGTTGGGCAGGTGCGGGTCATCCACCAGCCGCAGGTGGTGTTCCCTGATGCCGATGTGACCGTATGCCCCTCCTGCCCCATCCCCCGCCGGCCGGACTTCCACTTCCAAACCCCAGTCCAGGGCGGCGACGCGCCGGGCAGCTATGGGTTTAGCCCTGGATATGTTTTTGCAGCCGGTGAGCCTGGCTCCCTCCACCGTGGGAGGATGATTAAAGACCGCATCGCGGGAGCCATAGGCCACCATTCGTCCCTGGTGGATGATCATGATCCGGTCACTGACCCGGTAGCACTCCCGCAAGTTATGGGTCACAAACACCACCGGCCCCGGGAATTGCCGCAAGGTGGCCGCCAGTTCTTCCTCCAGGCGCTGCCGGATATGATTATCCAGGGCGGAAAAGGGCTCATCCAACAAAAGGCAATCCGGCTCCGTCACCAGGGTTCTGGCCAAGGCGGTCCTTTGCTGTTCCCCACCGGAAATCTGGTGGGGATAGGAATGGGCCAGTTCACCAATCCCCAGCCTGGCCATGATCTCTTCCACCCGCTTTTCCCGCTCTTTTTTCGGCAGGCGGCGCAAACCGAAAGCAATATTATCTTTCACCGTCAAATTGGGAAAAAGGGCGTAGTTTTGAAACAACAACCCGACCCGCCTTTGTTGAATGGGAACATTGATTCCCTGCTGGGAATCGAACAGGGTTTTCCCGTTTAAGACAATGGTGCCTTCATCGGGGGTGACCAGCCCGGCAATGCATTTTAACGTCATGCTTTTACCGGCGCCGGAAGCCCCCAAGACCCCCAGGGTCTCCCGGTCGATCTCAAACTCCTGTTTTAAAGTGAAATCTTTTAGTTTCTTGGTGATCTTCACCCTTAACTGCATCGGCAACACCTATCGCCATGGTTTCAGTCAACCTTAAAACGATACTGCTTCCTGGTCCAGTAATTCATCCCCAGGATGGCGCTAATGGAAATAACCAGCACAATGGCGACCCAGAAATAGGCCGCCTCCATGCGGCCGCTCTCCACCGCCAGGAAAATGGCCAGGGGAATCGTTTGGGTTTTGCCCGGGATATTACCCGCTAACATGATAGTGGCGCCGAATTCCCCCAAAGCCCTGGCAAAAGAAAGGATGATACCGGCACCGATACTGGGCAGGGAAACCGGCAGCACCACCCGGAAGAAAGTATACCAGTCGGGCACGCCCAGCACCCTGGCGGCATCGATGATCTCCGGCTGGATCTGCTCGAAGGCGGCCCGGGTGGTCCGGTACATGAGGGGCAGCGCCACTACCGTGGCCGTAATCACCGTGGCCGGCCAGGAAAACACAATCGTCATTCCCAATTGGTGCAAGAACCGGCCGATGACCCCGTTTTTCCCGAAGATCAGGAGCAAAATGAAGCCCAGCACCGTGGGCGGAAGCACCATGGGCAGGATCACGAGCAGGTCAATCAATGCTTTGCATCGCTCAAGGGCCTTACTGCCTGCCCGGCTGAAGACCATCCAGCTAGCCAGCGCCACACCCACCAGGATCGTAATCAAAGTGGCGGTGGTAGCTGTTCTCAAAGATATCCATAACGGGGATAAATCAAGCTCCATATAGCCCTCCCTGCAACGGTCTACGACCTGTGCCGGTGAAATTGCCCGGCACACTCTCCCGTCACCCCTTGGAGTATTTCCACCCCATGGGCTAAGGCCGGCAGGATTACGGCCAGGCACTCTTTCACCGCTTTCGGGCTGCCGGGAAGATTGACAATGACGGTCTTGCCCCTGATGCCGGCGGCAGCCCTGGACAGCATGGCCATGGGCGTGATTTTCAAGCTTTCCCAGCGCATGGCTTCCGCAATACCCGGCGCCTGCCGCTCGATGACGGCCAGGGTGGCTTCCGGGGTCACATCTCTCGGGGAAAACCCGGTGCCGCCGGTGGTAAAAATCACATCCACGCCTAATTCATCGGCATATTCAATGAGTTTGGCCTCGATCACTTTTTGTTCATCGGGAATGATGGTTGTGGCTGTCACCTGCCAGCCCTTTTCCTCCACCAATGCTTTAATGGCCGGGCCGGCTTTATCTTCCCGCTGCCCCTGGGATCCCTTGTCGCTGACGGTGATAATCCCAACCGTAATCATCTGTTCACACTCCTTAATAACCTCTATTCCTGCCGGGCAGGCAGCGCCCGGCGCACGTAATCGCCGCTCTTGCCCCCGGATTTTTTCACCAGGTAAATATCACCGATGATCATGTCTTTTTCCACGGCCTTGCACATGTCATAAATGGTCAGGGCCGCCACGGATACCGCCGTCAAAGCCTCCATCTCCACCCCGGTCTGGCCGGAGTTCTTCACGGTGGCTTCAATTTCGATTTTGCTTTCCTCTTCGTTGATATGGAAAGAAA
It includes:
- a CDS encoding molecular chaperone TorD family protein, translated to MAEKQPKGLDQAALAAFAASDFYQLLSVSLQWPSGELVRAILDGSYLADGLNILAELACREQDLQAVKAAFEPLREKAGDANILLTALRREYTRLFNHPEQPVIDIYESVFLSKQKGGVELKDVFLNPVTADVERCYREAGLINKSREPADHLVAELEFMMYLYRNKGQALQEGNEEQAAQLEEHIKAFVDRHLGNWCPAFFDLLETHAQVPFYQGVGKVAKSGLSQML
- the nrfD gene encoding polysulfide reductase NrfD, translating into MEAERITQTAPGQPKPANAWLVLFALVALLGLVCWGLQLSRGLQLTNLNDKNMWGLYIVGFMVFTGVAAGSLFFGSLPYLFNLGEFKPFTRIAAYLAAVASIVAASLFIIVDIGNPERIWFFITSGNFASPMFWDSVILLFYMVVSVIFTRQLILVREGKKPEQEIKAIAVLAFVAGILVTATSFVFGFQPARPLWHNPVQPVSFLVAALIAALAVLVILAAILQKRGFLNMPAALLGRMGKLAAALLLVELIIVAGEVFTGLYPGAGPEYEAMKWLVAGKGAPAFWLEIIVLIGAMAILGSQGAKENRTGLVTGALVAFVGICLVKANLLQAELFNPVLSYPGLALMDQITGPYIPSLVEIGLSLGIVSLGCLLFALGLRKLNLVG
- a CDS encoding 4Fe-4S dicluster domain-containing protein, with protein sequence MRYAMAIDIDLCTGCQACCVACKVENNLPNEIWWNRVLTVGGETMDTPRGRFPNLSMQFLPVNCQHCENPACVKACPVGATYKREEDGIVVQDYDKCVGCRYCMVACPYSGVRQFNWKEPEYAIEVAMGGSGVTPHQFNTVSKCTFCIHRLARGEKPACIDVCPNRARFFGDLDDPNSDVNKALQGRNHFKLLQDKGTKPAIFYLV
- a CDS encoding molybdopterin-dependent oxidoreductase, encoding MANNEENKDRFKMSRRTFVKASATATIAAGVIASAEPWESSMKMLALNDNPVKESEEQLFSSVCRSNCFQCCRLYAHVRDGKLVKTTPAPYLDEIYTGDCLKGLSLVQRTYSPTRIKYPMRRVGERGENKWERISWDEAITEIARKFKEIQAKYGPRSLVLDTGSGNYGLVHGIQGVVNRLANSIGCTKLNVCYDQATGYGSDRVIGGGVWLWGNEPRTMLDAKNIIVWGSNPVNSQPQNWRILRKAQKKGAKVITIDPIYSATANKSDEFIPIVPGTDLMLVLAMLNYIVSNGLIDLEFVKMRTTAPFLVRRDNGKVLRRSDFEPGIPAEEDDYYVWDSAAGQPVLLKQGPADVAIEGTFRVNGVEVDTVFTLLKKHVAQYTLEKASELTKIPVEKIEYLARTYVDGPTTIYTNYGIDHYQNGHLWSFAAFIMACVTGQIAKPGAGFTGLYVQYIPINYANVYVTNGQMAFGDLPQLYFHQVVKEQEFMGQPFPVKAILTMCSNSMSNWAQQNVWFTDILPNIEFFVVIDTEFTDTARYADIVLPAAFWFEVNDLRVSYNNPYILIQEKAIEPLYESKPDAEIMAMIGREMGLAEFFPEHYTDEDWIEMLLDADVLRQMNITYDRLKKEKVIRGEGSAEKPYIRGELYFLTPTGRAQLYCENPQPRVNYGQDLTGVVEKERLPYFKPPAEAWKDHPLYQKYPLVFIQEHSRFRSHTQWFNTPMLKELDPEPLAKISRADAEARGIKTGDIVEVFNDRGRAVLKAEVNDAIPKGVIVIPKGWQREQFIEGCFQELTNTTSDPMAVNFAYFDCLVDVRKR
- a CDS encoding Crp/Fnr family transcriptional regulator, yielding MKNCHNQNPFCRSLDAGTREQLCEHATIVSQEPKQVQLNHGAQQLEIVAKGVLVTFTILEDGSQKSIELVREGDILGTHLLSKNIDYPDYYTMALTTVQKCIFPLKVIRQLFDDNKQFAQVLLQNISKRHAKNSIFWMTMYAKSSEEKVRYIYELLQHEQVDMTRITQEDLALLAGVSRISVARAMKIIGKQA
- a CDS encoding MOSC domain-containing protein; the encoded protein is MGKVLAVNISEKKGVPKKQVEKGYFAVDHGLQGDAHAGDWHRQVSLLGIESYEKVKAMGLTGLAFGSFAENITTEGIILYDLPIGTRLAIGETVMEVTQIGKECHTGCAIKRTTGDCVMPREGIFAKVITPGWVKPGDEISIIE
- the modA gene encoding molybdate ABC transporter substrate-binding protein, coding for MEIKTRKSAGLWLAVLLFAFLPVVAAGCGKSPQQAVPESNSQERELLVSAAASLQEALQEIEQVYRQENPGVRLIFNFGSSGTLQRQIEQGAPVDLFLSAAQKQMDELERQGLILPDTRQDLLRNELALITGKDNDTVTGVADLTKEVVATVAVGVPETVPAGQYAKEALQNLRLWDALQDKMVSAKDVKQILTYVETGNADAGFVYLSDAVGSAKVRIVEVLPAELYEPVVYPAAIVKAAPNPEGAQAFLAYLNGPKAGEIFAKYGFKPAKGGE
- the mobB gene encoding molybdopterin-guanine dinucleotide biosynthesis protein B, translating into MKQVPLVSIVSARSGTGKTTFMEKLIAELVRRGYKVGAVKSDAHGFEIDKPGKDSWRFTQAGAVATAIVGPRKFAFIQETKTKKDLDEVAGLMQDVDLILVEGYKMAMKPRIEIVRAEKGREIISPPEYLVAVVTDIPDLTAPAPVFSFEDYPRVADLIVAKFLGTHEVLRA
- a CDS encoding sulfate/molybdate ABC transporter ATP-binding protein, which gives rise to MQLRVKITKKLKDFTLKQEFEIDRETLGVLGASGAGKSMTLKCIAGLVTPDEGTIVLNGKTLFDSQQGINVPIQQRRVGLLFQNYALFPNLTVKDNIAFGLRRLPKKEREKRVEEIMARLGIGELAHSYPHQISGGEQQRTALARTLVTEPDCLLLDEPFSALDNHIRQRLEEELAATLRQFPGPVVFVTHNLRECYRVSDRIMIIHQGRMVAYGSRDAVFNHPPTVEGARLTGCKNISRAKPIAARRVAALDWGLEVEVRPAGDGAGGAYGHIGIREHHLRLVDDPHLPNTFPCWVERVMETPFNVSLFLRFKERGAEAPGCQPLQLSLTREEYDRIKTRPFPWLVQLRPEYLFLMQ
- the modB gene encoding molybdate ABC transporter permease subunit gives rise to the protein MELDLSPLWISLRTATTATLITILVGVALASWMVFSRAGSKALERCKALIDLLVILPMVLPPTVLGFILLLIFGKNGVIGRFLHQLGMTIVFSWPATVITATVVALPLMYRTTRAAFEQIQPEIIDAARVLGVPDWYTFFRVVLPVSLPSIGAGIILSFARALGEFGATIMLAGNIPGKTQTIPLAIFLAVESGRMEAAYFWVAIVLVISISAILGMNYWTRKQYRFKVD
- the mog gene encoding molybdopterin adenylyltransferase — encoded protein: MITVGIITVSDKGSQGQREDKAGPAIKALVEEKGWQVTATTIIPDEQKVIEAKLIEYADELGVDVIFTTGGTGFSPRDVTPEATLAVIERQAPGIAEAMRWESLKITPMAMLSRAAAGIRGKTVIVNLPGSPKAVKECLAVILPALAHGVEILQGVTGECAGQFHRHRS